Below is a genomic region from Polypterus senegalus isolate Bchr_013 chromosome 13, ASM1683550v1, whole genome shotgun sequence.
atggtggGCATTGGtgactgctatcttcaaatctttccacagattttcaatgggatttaggtctgggctctgactgggccacagggtcattcacttttttctccttcagccacagtttggtcaattttgctgtgtgcttcagtTCGTTGACGTGTTGAAAGGGTAGCaagttttcctcaagaatttgacggtACTTTGCCTCAACCATTTTTctttctaccctaacgagagccccaggccctgcagcagagaaacacccccacaacaggatgctgccacctccatgctttataCTGTACGCATGGTGTGTTGTGGaaggtgagctgcattggatttccgccaggtgtaccgtttggtattgaggccaaatagtttgattttggtctcatctgaccataatacctttttccacttgacatcagaatcttcaaggtgcattctggcaaagctgaAATAAGCCTTAACATGGCCTTTCCCGAGAAGTGGCTTTATCCTTGCGAAcctcccgaacaagccacaattgtggagtgcTTGCGAAACTGTTGTAACATGCACACAAtaaccactctttgccataaaatcctagatctccttcaaagtggccactGGCATCTTGgcagcctctcttaccagtttcctccttgctcttccatccagttcgGAGGGATGGccagatccagggagggtcctggtagtaccaaacacttgccacttctttactatggactttactgtgctccttgggattgataaagcctttgagatttttttgtatccaCTTCCAgctttatgtctgtccacaactctatccccgagatcttttgaaagtggcttgccatcCATAGTCAGTTGTTTCCTTTCAGAAGCACTACCAAGCAAaggaatgctccaggaacagctgtttttatgcttcactaatcacaaTGATTACAGTTGATCTCaggtggaagccagtaaccatggtctgcaatAAAAATGGTGGTTACTTGCACCTGAttgagtttaaaaatattgtttaggaggggggtgtgatcctttattaatatcagtatttgttttatttttaaaaattcttctgaactgcagCCGTAATATTTTTCACCTGGATGTTATAGATTACATTgaataagtaaagctggaaaaaatattggtttgtgtgttttcatttaaggctgtaaagggaaaaaaagggagTATTctgaagggggtgattcttttctatacccactgtatatgactCAATTGAGTTTGCAAACAGCAGGTTTCGTTCTGCATAAATGtgctctgaacaatttaaaattgcaaattattAGGGAAGTATGGTTACAGAATCCTTGACTAAAATGAAAGgacttaaaatgaaaaatgaccttATCTTACAGGTGCTAAGGAGTTTCAGATTTAGGACTtcgctttatttttttctgcatttctggAGAATGGTTTGCTGCAGGCTTCACATCAGTACTGCCTTTTATGACTGGGTCAGAAGCCATATTCTTACATTTATTGCAGCGATGTGGCTTTTCAGTACTTTGACCTTCTTCATGTCGCTGAGCACCACGTTTTTCGATAAAATTATTTCCACAGTCTATGCAGCAGTATACATTTTTTCTCCTGTGGACCCATTGGTGCTGCTTAAGGTAACATCTTTTGATGAATCCTTTCCCACATTCTGCACATGTGTATGGTTTATCCACCATGTGGATCCATTGGTGTTGTTTAAGATTACTATTTGATGTGAATTTTTTTCCACACTCATTGCAACaaaatggcttttctccagtgtgaatcctcTGGTGTATCTGAAAGCATTCTTTTTTACTGAACCCCTTCCAACATTCTGTACACCAGTACGGTTTCTCACCAGTATGAACCCACTGATGCCGTTTCAGATTACGCTTTGATGTAAACTTTTTGTCACACTGAgtacaacagtatggtttttccccagtgtgaattctttggtgctCTTGAAGTATGCATTTGTCAGTGAACCTCTTCCCACACTCTGAACAACAAtaaggcttttctccagtgtgaactcgTTGATGTATTTGAAGGCTATCTTTTTTCGCAAATGTCtttccacattcattacagcagtactgtttcttcccGGTGTGAATCCACTGGTGCTGCTGAAGATAGCATTTTTTGCTGAAGCCCTTTCCACATTCAGGGCATtgatatggtttctctccagtgtgaatccaCTGATGCTGTTGATGATTACGTTTTGAAGTAAACTTTTTCCCACACAAAGAACAACCATACAGCTTATCTCTATTATGATTCTTAACATGTTGCTGGAGACAATGCTTATCTTTGAACCGCTTGTCACACTGAGGACAGCAATACGGTttctcccctgtgtgaattcGTCGATGCACTTCCAAGTGTGTTTCTTTTGCAAACATTTTTCCACAGTCAGTGCAAGCATAGATAAAATCTTCAGTATGAAGTTTTCGGTGTACCTGAAGACTGTGTTTGTCAGGGAACTTCTTCCCACACTTGGTACAGCATAATGCAATAGTGTGAATTTTCTGATGAAACTGCAGATGTTGCTTTTGTGTAAACGCCTTCCCACAATCAGGACAAGCGTAAGGTTTTTCTACACTGTGAATTCTCTGGTGTATAAGTAGGCGACATTTATCAGCAAAACTCTTCCCACATTCTTCGCAAccatatggtttctctccagtatgaagtTTCTCATGGTGCTGAAGGTTACCTTTTCGTGTAAATGTTCTCCCACATACACCACAACTATACTTTTCACAGACAACTTCCTGGGAAGGGTCTATTACTTCTGGTTCCCTCACTATGCCATCAATTTGGCCAAACATCATGTTGGAGTTTCTTGGAATATTTCTGTTCATaactaaaaatacaaagcaagagtagaatgttaaacaaaaagctcaggtttaaaatacaaaaacaaacaaaaaaccttgCACtactaataaataatacatttaataaacagaaacagCCTCTtattaaatagcaaaaaaatgaaagagaaatgcAATCATttgtcaataaatatatattacttaAGAGTAAGCATCAAAATTGTCAATTTAAAAGTCAACTTTGTTAAAATTACACAAGTGCTTGAAGTTCATACTTCTATTTGTCAACAAATGAAATGatgtaattttgtattttgtgtatcgTCCTCTTTTGCTCCGATTTTGCTTCTGCTCTGTCATTTGCATAACCTCCTAACTGGATTACGGTAATTCATTCAAAGctactgaaaaaatatttattgatttcaaCATGTCAGACTGGTATTATTCAAATCATAACAAAAAACTGGACAACCAAGATCCTCCAATAATGGCTTTGAAACTATTCTAAAAGATCAATTTTACAACTCTTGGTgaatgcttaattttattttgaactcTCGCCCTGGATGTGTTTGAGAAACATTGGCTAATTCATTCAAATCTCCTTTAATAAACAGAGCTCTTCTTGAATACCTTTTGATTGTCATTTTACCTGGTACTGTTAATACCAGTTTAATTTCACGTACAACTAGAACTGCCTACATAAAAGAATTACCATACAGCCAAAGGTTTACTCACCTATCACTAATGTTGACAACTATGTGATCTCCGCTATCTGTGGCTTCATCAACTATAACACAAATTTTACTGCCACAAATCTTTTGAAGAACAGCGTCTATATGTTATTCAAAGACACAGGGCAAATGAGTTTGACGACGACTGCTCTCATTTTCTGGCAGCGCACTTCCttgtttacaatgcttaataaagTAAGGTTGCATCTTTGTTAATTTTTGGAGTGGTGTGTCTGACTCGCATGACCACAAAGTCCTTCACAAACTTGCATCTTGCATCTGatgattttgttgtttcctctatAGTTATCTAAAACGGAACACTTTTGGATCTTTATTTCTCCTTGTTCTCgagatgggttttagatttgacATGGTCATTGCAAAGATCTTTTCATGTGCAGTCTATTGTATGCTGGTAAAACTTAAAGAAACGTTGTTGTCCTGATTCATAAAAGTCTATGGTATATTGTTATGCcctcaattttgcagttaagctcACGTTTTAGTTTTTGACGTAGTTAGGGTATCTGATACTGCTCGCTTCAACATTTGTCTCTTGCAGCTAGCTAATTTGTGTGCCTTTAATGAGAAAACATACAGGAAACACGCACACAAACAGATAGAAATTCAGTCGTGCCTCTACAAATAATTGCTTTCGCTTGAAAAACAGcaaactagaaaatagtatctgaaCGAAACTACTACAGATTATTCAGTCGTATAATTTATTGGGAAATTTTGTAACAGTTACcccttcagtctctaaattctgcatatttctgtttttaaatctaaaatctgtTTCGATATGTTAATTCCAACCGAGTTTTCCGCATTGCGGAAACCATAGGAccctaaaaaaacacaacaaaatattgGCAATACACTAAATtaacaactttaaaaagaaatcatttataCAAAGCCACCACTGTTTATTAATGGCATTAGCTACATGGCTACAGAAACAACAGAGCAGCAAACCAGAATTATAACATTACTCTTGACAAAAAATAATGACCTCAGTATTAATTCTATGTGGCACCAATGCTAAATTTTTATGAAAGAGCTACTTCTTAGCATCAATAGAGCATTACCTGTACTGCACGATGCTTCTTCCTCATATCTTAGCCCAGAACAGTCATCTTCAGACCTCCCATCATCCCAGTCTAGTGTATCAAGTTCATGCGACTCCACATCTGCACCCATCTCAGTCGTCTCTCCTTGCATATTTATGGAGTACCGTACACGACTGGATGTACTAAAATAAGCAGACTCTTGATCACAGTCTTCCTGCTTCAGATATAAAGATTCTTCATCAGAGTCTTGTTCTACCTGAATGATATTTAGCTCACAGTCTTCCTGTTTCATGTATATAGCTTCATCATCAGAGTCTTGATCCACTTGAACAATTTTGAGCTCACAGTCTTCTTCTTTTACAGAGACAGGCTGCACCTCATTGTCATCTGGTTCCATTTCAACAATATCTAACTCGCAATCCTCCTCCTCTTTCATACTGACACACTGCGTGTCAGTAGCCTCATGTTTCAACTGAGGCAATTTAAATTTACTGGGATTCTTTTTGCAGTGGACAGACTTCAAATTGCCAGTTTCCATTTTAAGGTGGTTAGGTCTCATTTCCATGCTTCTGAGCAAAGACAAGTCACTGTCCTTTACAGTAGCTTTCTCCTCTGCAAGGCTGACAATTTCAGAGGTCTCCTCTTGCCTTCCTGTAGAGCTCAGGTCAAGAACACCCTTATTAGGCATGCAGAATTCCTTATTCAGGCTTTTTTCTTTAATAACGACCATTCTGGTTTCATCTGTAGAGAAAGAAAATAGTACGCAAACTTTAATAGAAGAGCATGAACTCATTTACAAGAAGGTACTTGAAAGCAAATCTCAATAAGAAAGAATGTACACAGTACACaattcaaaatgtaatttgtgaaaATATGCTGCAAGAAAAAAATGGACGAGTTGTTGCACATTGTGCAAGTTTTAAGAATAGGACTGGATGACTTTACATGGACTATGCAACATGTGTAACGTGAGATTTTGTCATGGACTCTTGAAATGTTTGCCGTCCACAGCTTTCACCACCATATATTTCCATCTAAGCATAAACTTAATTAGCTCCGTTTTGCATGAAATCATAAGACCCAGTAGACTGGACGCTTATCAGTTTTTAATTCCAGATCATTAAACTACAGATTCACAAAGACTGGTGGACATCTCTGGTACATGTAATACTTtcctaatcaaaaacaaaaaacagacaaaagcaAAGTACAATCTTTTACTTGGGTGTCACTTTTAAACACAGCCGCTTATTGCACGCCAGAGTGTCTGGTTTATACTTACCACATGAAGCCTGAGCGCAGACTGCAATGCAATTCGCACCTGCTATCAGTgaccaaaatgtatttatacttGTAGCTGCCCTTTCGAACAATGCATTGACAATCTTAACCAGCAGGTGACAGTATTTGGTCAACAATGCACACCTAAATATTTCACAGCACAGGAAGTCAGTCTTTAGGAAGAGGAGGTTGTGCCAGTTTTTActgaattggggttgtatatagGGGTTGGGGAGGAGAGGGTGGCATGTCAAACCCATTAAGGCAAGGCAAGTATAATATCCTTGTAAGCAGGTAACCTACATGATGAACAGATGCActacaaatatttttgcatgGCTTTGATGACCCGTTTCCTCATATTCAGCTCTACACATCACTCTGGGACCTGACAAAAAATAATCATATCCTCTAGTTGCTtactgcaataaaaaaaacactacaagGAAAACTATTTCACTACTGCTTCAATACCAGTTGCTAGTGTACAATGTTGTATGCAAACAGCATCAAGAAACCATTAATAAAACTGATCCTTTGTTTTCAGGGAAAACTACCTATGTTTAAAAGGATGAAAATGTAACAGACTATTCACTATACTTGTCATCCTGAAAAACTCAACTATTTCTGATGTCGTGCCAAGTTATTTCATACATATAATGTACAATTtggaaactaaaatgtacaaccccaatttcaatgaagttgggacattgtgtaaaatgtaaataaaaacagaatacaatgatttgcaaatccttttcaacttatatgcaattgaatacactacaaagacaaattatctaatgttcaaactgataaactattgttgttttgaaaatcatcactcattttgaatttgatgcctgcaacacattctaTAAAAGCTGGGATTGgagcagcaaaagactgggaaagttgaggaatgttcaaaaaacacctgtttttaaCATTCCAcgggtgaacaggttaattggaaacaggcctttgtcatgatttggtataaaaggagcatccccaaaaggctcagtcgttcaagGAGaaggcgaggttcaccactttgtgaacaactgtgtgggcaaatagtccagcagtttaagagtAACATTTCTCAACATACGATTGCAAGGAATATAGgtatttcatcatctactgtccataatatcaaaagattcagagaatatggagaaatctctgcacgtaagcggtAAGGCCGAATActaacactggatgcccgtgaccttcgatccctcaggctgcactgcattaaaaaccaacatcattctgtaaaggatattaccatgtgggctcaggaatacttcagaaagcctttgtcagttaacacagtttgtcgctacatctacaagtgcaagtgaaaactctaccatgcaatgcgaaagccatatatcaacaccACCCAGAAACGCTGCTGGCTTTTCTGGGcctgagctcatctgagatggactgatgcaaagttgaaaagtgtgctgtggtctgacgagtccacatttcaaattgtttttggaaatcatggacgtcgtgtccaccaggccaaagaggaaaaggaccatccggactgttatcagtgcaaagttcaaaagccagaatctatgatggtatgggggtgtttTAGTGCCCAtagcatgggtaacttgcacatttgtgaaggcaccattaatgctgaaaggtacatacaggttttggagcaacataagCTGCCATCCAAGCAATGTCtatttcagggacgtccctgcttattttaGCAGGACATTGCGAGGCCACATTCTatatgtgttacaacagcgtggcttcgtagtaaaagagtgcagGTACTAGACTGAtatgcctgcagtccagacctgtccgccattgaaaatgtgtggcgcattataaAGCGCAAAATATGACAACGGAGACCCTGGACTGTTGAGCagctgaagttgtacatcaagcaagaatgggaaagaattccacctacacagcttcaacaattagtgtcctcaatTCCCAAACGCTCATTGAGCGTTgctaaaaggaaaggtgatataacacagtggtaaaaatgcccctgtcccagctttctTGAaacatgttgcaggcatcaaactcaaaatgagtgaagatttgcaaaacaacaataaagttgatCAGtctgaacattcgatatcttgtctttgtagtgtattcaattgaatataggttgaaaaggatttgcaaatcattgtattctgtttttatttacgttttacacaacgtcccaacttcattggaattggggttgtacattCATGAAGCAGGTTCTAACAATGTTCCCGTTACAACTTTGCAAAGTATTCAGCCTTATTGAAATGGATGTTTACCTTACAAAACCAGAGTGGTATTCTCCACTACAAACAGATCTTGCCTTACACAGTCACAAAAAAGGCACTTGAGGAATCTCTCAGAAAACAAGATGCTTACTATCTTAACAATACATGCTCTAGGCTCCTACCAGGTGTACTGTAGGTTGTGAAAATGTTCCTAACTCTTGGTCCAAACACTGCAGATTGTGAACATGCCTTTTCACTCCTAAACCTCCAGTTTACTAATGCGAAGACCACTTAATGGTCACGCGTAACAAATTCTAATGCAGATGAAAACACAGATCACTGGTTAAGGCCGTCTAAGGTGTATGACACTGTAAAACACCTCAGAATAACCCAGAACAACAAACAGAGGATGTTTTTGCTAAGGAAACTAATTGTCAGGGTCTAAATTATgtccaaaaacaaaaatctgagaATATTAAGGTAGTATTTCAGTTCATATTTGATAACTTTATGTATAATGAAAACAGACCATCAATCAGgaatccttaattttttttttttccccacagtaaAAAAATTTGGATTGTTTATATAGTGTGTTAcaacaaaactttacaaataaacacTGCTGTGTATGTGGACTACCAGGTTTGCAAAGCTGGTACTGCAGCATTTGCAATTTGTCCAACACGAGAGATTAGAAATtactcagccatcactacaaaccacacagagtaacaaaaaaaaaaaaaacaaacttatgtTTGGGTTGTGTTTTCCTTTAAACTCTGCATCATTTTCTCTAACATACTTTTAAAGTTGAGCTGAATACTGACAAATAatgatgagcagagcagacacataGTAAGTGACACCGATTGCTAAAGGCCTGCAGCTACTCAGCTACTTCAGGCCTTAAATAtcctgaattttaaataaatcaggAAAGAAAAGCCTCCATCCCTGTCAAAAACActtaaatgtttgcttaatgcAGTATTGATTCTAAATAAAAActttgatatataatttttttttatttctggggtgacaaaaaaaaaaaaaacagggaaataacagcttgcttaattgAGGTCatccatttaaaaagaaacaaaaaataaattgacataAACCTGAAACTTCAGCAAGACCTTAGAATTGTACCTGAAAACCCCTGCTCTAACGTACATAATCACTTAACTCCAGCCAATTCATAATCAAAAAAGATTTCTTACAAGCTTACAAAAACGGAAAAGCCTATTGCATCGAATTTGAAGAGCACAAAATGGAACTcaggaaaattaacattttttcacCACTGAAATGTTTGgacatttttctattttctctGGAGAGgttctaatgtttaaaaagtgatGATTGTTCAATCCAGGAAAGTGAGAATAAAACCAGAAAGTTAACAGgtacattataaaaatgtaatggtgTCCTTCATATGTGGTTATTACTGTGAACTACAAGACACCAAAACTTTCTTTTGGCAAGGTACCAGAAAAATTGGATGGGCTTTTAAATAAGGGGAGTTCTGTGCAGCCAAACAGGATAGATTTTTGTCCTCCACAGTTTGTACTGCTTGATTCACAGATGCTGTCTGTCAACAGTACAAAGAATACCTCTCTCTGGAATCGGTGAACCTTAGGAGAGAGAACACATGCTACTCATCTTGTGAAATCTGAGCTTAGAGTAACTTTTTGAAAAGTAGaaatagttgtgcttgaaagtttgtaaacccttgttatatataaaacacttccagttaagactaatatgacaccaaaaactcagaatcagtgtctccatgatgggacagttaacttcgtaagctggaatgttaaaggcctgaatcacgaattaaagagaaagaaagtactttctcacctaacaggtctaaatgctaaaatagtatttttacaggaaacccacttactaagtaaggatcagttccggctgcaaaaagactggactggccaaatgttccattctagttttacaaagaaaactagaggggtgggaattctcatacatagaacagtaccatttgtagcatcagatgtagtattggatcctgaagggagatatgtgatggtcatgggagacttatctaactgtaaaatgattttgataaatgtttatgcacctaatgttgatgataaggaatttatacaaaatttatttgcatccattcccaatctgaacactcataaacttataatggctggggactttaattgtgttctaaatccacttttagataagacttcctccacaggggaacgcaactaacaccgcaaagataattacaaagtttataactgatcacaacttatcagatccctggaggtttttaaacccaaattcaagaacatattctttctactcaccagtacatcattgctactcaaggattgattacttctttatagataataacttcttgtctaagattaaatcttgtaaatacgatgctattgttatttcagaccatgctccgatgatcttggagctgaaattactaagccccatacactcacccgcagatggcgtctcaatccgcttctattagctgacgagaattgtactgaatttatatccaaacaaattgaattctttctagagacaaatacatcccctgagatctctgcaggaatactctgggaaactcttaaggccttcttaagaggacagattatctcatatctttcccacagaaataaatccgagcgaagaaagtagcagagataaaagcgaaattactaaaatagatgaagaacatgccagactaccaagcgagactctacataagaggaggcaggctctacattcagaattaaacctcttgacaactaaagaaaccgaacaactaatttacaaatccagacatcattattatgaacatggagaaagctaataagcttttagcgcaacaaattcacaagcaagatgtgcataacgcaatctcgtaattactaacacgaacggagataaaatcatcgaacacaaaaatataat
It encodes:
- the LOC120542136 gene encoding oocyte zinc finger protein XlCOF6-like isoform X2, with translation MVVIKEKSLNKEFCMPNKGVLDLSSTGRQEETSEIVSLAEEKATVKDSDLSLLRSMEMRPNHLKMETGNLKSVHCKKNPSKFKLPQLKHEATDTQCVSMKEEEDCELDIVEMEPDDNEVQPVSVKEEDCELKIVQVDQDSDDEAIYMKQEDCELNIIQVEQDSDEESLYLKQEDCDQESAYFSTSSRVRYSINMQGETTEMGADVESHELDTLDWDDGRSEDDCSGLRYEEEASCSTVMNRNIPRNSNMMFGQIDGIVREPEVIDPSQEVVCEKYSCGVCGRTFTRKGNLQHHEKLHTGEKPYGCEECGKSFADKCRLLIHQRIHSVEKPYACPDCGKAFTQKQHLQFHQKIHTIALCCTKCGKKFPDKHSLQVHRKLHTEDFIYACTDCGKMFAKETHLEVHRRIHTGEKPYCCPQCDKRFKDKHCLQQHVKNHNRDKLYGCSLCGKKFTSKRNHQQHQWIHTGEKPYQCPECGKGFSKKCYLQQHQWIHTGKKQYCCNECGKTFAKKDSLQIHQRVHTGEKPYCCSECGKRFTDKCILQEHQRIHTGEKPYCCTQCDKKFTSKRNLKRHQWVHTGEKPYWCTECWKGFSKKECFQIHQRIHTGEKPFCCNECGKKFTSNSNLKQHQWIHMVDKPYTCAECGKGFIKRCYLKQHQWVHRRKNVYCCIDCGNNFIEKRGAQRHEEGQSTEKPHRCNKCKNMASDPVIKGSTDVKPAANHSPEMQKKIKRSPKSETP
- the LOC120542136 gene encoding oocyte zinc finger protein XlCOF6-like isoform X1, producing MRFDETRMVVIKEKSLNKEFCMPNKGVLDLSSTGRQEETSEIVSLAEEKATVKDSDLSLLRSMEMRPNHLKMETGNLKSVHCKKNPSKFKLPQLKHEATDTQCVSMKEEEDCELDIVEMEPDDNEVQPVSVKEEDCELKIVQVDQDSDDEAIYMKQEDCELNIIQVEQDSDEESLYLKQEDCDQESAYFSTSSRVRYSINMQGETTEMGADVESHELDTLDWDDGRSEDDCSGLRYEEEASCSTVMNRNIPRNSNMMFGQIDGIVREPEVIDPSQEVVCEKYSCGVCGRTFTRKGNLQHHEKLHTGEKPYGCEECGKSFADKCRLLIHQRIHSVEKPYACPDCGKAFTQKQHLQFHQKIHTIALCCTKCGKKFPDKHSLQVHRKLHTEDFIYACTDCGKMFAKETHLEVHRRIHTGEKPYCCPQCDKRFKDKHCLQQHVKNHNRDKLYGCSLCGKKFTSKRNHQQHQWIHTGEKPYQCPECGKGFSKKCYLQQHQWIHTGKKQYCCNECGKTFAKKDSLQIHQRVHTGEKPYCCSECGKRFTDKCILQEHQRIHTGEKPYCCTQCDKKFTSKRNLKRHQWVHTGEKPYWCTECWKGFSKKECFQIHQRIHTGEKPFCCNECGKKFTSNSNLKQHQWIHMVDKPYTCAECGKGFIKRCYLKQHQWVHRRKNVYCCIDCGNNFIEKRGAQRHEEGQSTEKPHRCNKCKNMASDPVIKGSTDVKPAANHSPEMQKKIKRSPKSETP